One genomic region from Leifsonia poae encodes:
- a CDS encoding LacI family DNA-binding transcriptional regulator has protein sequence MKQTSLGSDADNTASGAPLNIQSVADAAGVSKTTVSHVLSGNRPVSAQTRRKVEQVMDELGFRPNFFAQALNSKKSHTVALIVQDITNPFYPALARGLQGSVADSDQAVMLFDAGAGAGLTRVFVEEIIQRRVDGVVVAVSNVEDELLELQRAGIAIVAVGSGLSGLPIDWVSADDERIGYDATMHLSGKGHQRIATISGPPSAEPGGGRLAGYVKAMNELGAGVDPLLCAVGDWTREGGAGALYRLLDQPEPPTAVFCANDLMAIGALDAALESHLDVPGDLAIIGVDDIDAASLVRPGLSTVRVPAEEIGRAAGDLLLHRIAEQRTSSYRHVLVHHALIERQTA, from the coding sequence GTGAAACAAACTAGTTTGGGCTCCGACGCCGACAACACGGCCTCGGGCGCGCCGCTGAACATCCAGTCCGTCGCCGACGCCGCCGGTGTCAGCAAGACGACGGTGTCCCATGTGCTCAGCGGCAACCGCCCCGTCTCAGCGCAGACGCGCCGCAAGGTCGAGCAGGTGATGGACGAGCTCGGCTTTCGCCCGAACTTCTTCGCCCAGGCCCTCAACTCGAAGAAGAGTCACACCGTCGCCCTGATCGTCCAAGACATCACGAACCCGTTCTACCCGGCCCTCGCCCGGGGCCTGCAGGGATCGGTGGCCGACTCCGATCAGGCCGTCATGCTGTTCGACGCCGGGGCCGGGGCGGGACTGACCCGCGTCTTCGTCGAAGAGATCATCCAGCGTCGGGTCGACGGCGTCGTCGTCGCCGTCAGCAATGTCGAAGACGAACTCCTCGAGCTGCAGCGCGCCGGCATCGCCATCGTCGCGGTCGGCTCAGGGCTGAGCGGCCTGCCGATCGACTGGGTGTCGGCGGACGACGAGCGCATCGGCTACGACGCCACCATGCACCTCAGCGGCAAAGGGCACCAGCGCATCGCCACCATCAGCGGTCCTCCCTCCGCCGAGCCGGGCGGCGGCCGTCTCGCCGGTTACGTGAAGGCGATGAACGAACTCGGCGCCGGGGTCGACCCCCTGCTCTGCGCGGTCGGCGACTGGACACGGGAAGGCGGCGCCGGTGCCCTCTACCGACTGCTCGACCAGCCGGAACCGCCGACCGCCGTGTTCTGCGCGAACGACCTGATGGCGATCGGCGCCCTCGACGCCGCCCTGGAGTCCCACCTCGACGTTCCCGGTGACCTGGCGATCATCGGCGTCGACGACATCGACGCAGCGAGCCTCGTGCGCCCCGGCCTCAGCACCGTGCGCGTTCCCGCCGAAGAGATCGGGCGCGCCGCCGGCGACCTCCTCCTGCACCGCATCGCCGAACAGCGCACCAGCTCATACCGACACGTTCTCGTCCACCACGCGCTCATCGAGCGACAGACGGCCTGA